One region of Camelina sativa cultivar DH55 chromosome 6, Cs, whole genome shotgun sequence genomic DNA includes:
- the LOC104699469 gene encoding pentatricopeptide repeat-containing protein At3g60980, mitochondrial-like, whose product MFLCRRLVLSSFRSFSSVVKKDPSLDYRPLALQARVDFLIRLGDLDTAAKHARLAGQYSSYYIIGLNETCQAIIGAMCEAKRYEDALDLFHYFYRDSKIAPCHGYFNHIIKLHLDQGRLDDALNLYDSSLANHVTQSLISKGLVDAGRQDEVMDLLDQPRSFSNLAWDENVYKPPQLEGLLRQGDFEKADEVLGHLLGSSHVHGDGYDRFAIFSHTYMKYWFEQGKEDKAMHCYSRLQLRKLTKATVVNALLALLLKYGKKTEAWSLFDQVLHSKEMHNLNHYTLNIMVNECFKIGRFDRAIQIFHKVKALKLKFPHACYRNIITRLNKQGILFEAEHLFQEICSDELVSPDVSTYTSMIDAYLKAGRTEDALRLSNKMVDAFLGQLARLACL is encoded by the coding sequence ATGTTTCTCTGTCGTCGGCTCGTCCTCTCTTCCTTTCGTAGCTTCTCCTCCGTCGTCAAGAAAGATCCTTCCTTGGATTACCGACCACTGGCTTTACAAGCGCGAGTTGATTTCCTGATCCGCTTGGGAGACCTGGACACGGCGGCCAAGCACGCACGCCTGGCTGGCCAATATAGTAGTTATTACATAATCGGCCTCAACGAGACGTGCCAAGCAATAATAGGCGCCATGTGCGAAGCCAAGAGGTACGAAGATGCCTTGGACCTGTTCCATTATTTCTACCGCGATTCCAAGATTGCACCTTGTCATGGTTACTTTAATCATATCATCAAACTCCACTTGGACCAAGGCCGTTTGGACGACGCTCTTAACCTCTATGACTCCTCACTGGCCAATCACGTTACGCAGTCCCTCATCTCCAAAGGTTTGGTCGACGCCGGGAGACAAGACGAAGTCATGGATCTATTAGATCAGCCGAGAAGTTTTTCCAATTTGGCGTGGGATGAGAATGTGTACAAGCCGCCCCAGTTGGAGGGGCTGTTGCGTCAAGGGGATTTTGAAAAGGCCGATGAGGTATTGGGCCATCTATTGGGGAGCTCTCATGTGCATGGTGATGGCTATGACCGTTTTGCGATTTTTAGCCACACATACATGAAGTATTGGTTCGAGCAAGGTAAGGAGGACAAGGCTATGCATTGTTACAGTCGTTTACAGTTGCGCAAACTTACGAAAGCCACTGTCGTCAACGCACTTTTGGCCCTTCTTCTCAAGTATGGCAAGAAAACTGAAGCTTGGTCCTTATTCGACCAGGTTTTGCATAGCAAGGAGATGCACAATTTGAATCATTATACGCTAAATATCATGGTGAACGAGTGTTTCAAAATTGGTCGGTTTGACCGCGCAATCCAAATTTTCCACAAGGTGAAAGCATTAAAGCTGAAGTTTCCACATGCGTGTTACAGAAACATTATCACAAGGCTTAACAAGCAGGGTATATTGTTTGAGGCAGAGCACTTGTTTCAAGAAATATGTTCAGACGAATTGGTGAGTCCTGATGTTTCTACATACACATCGATGatcgatgcatatctaaaaGCTGGGAGAACCGAGGATGCTCTTCGTCTCTCAAACAAGATGGTTGATGCATTTCTAGGGCAGCTTGCTCGCCTCGCTTGCCTCTAA
- the LOC104793538 gene encoding B3 domain-containing protein REM20-like isoform X1 — MQGKAGHLSLKAQFCLNHSLYCIHLSLAQRPTSTLSFSLASYISMAEPEHDDADDVLLPRFFKMFVSHTDSESFAIPLSFIEFLADPLPNTAKLQGTGGRDWTVSMKKIRDGVYFTAGWSKFAQDHELVDGEYLTFVYDGNRTFEVSVFGRFDCKETRAEAETLELSGSSSDSEEDEEPSLDVELSGSSSDSEEDEEPSMDVELSGSSSDSEEDEEPSMDVEYDISLGEDEEISQSLYPFEDEATESDAAAVFEGNVDVKALTNPHFTTTLKIRNNELVKDVRFSYCLSLLSMGFLHVVVV, encoded by the exons ATGCAAGGAAAGGCTGgacatctctctctcaaag CTCAGTTCTGTCTGAATCATAGTTTGTATTGTATCCATCTCTCACTAGCTCAGAGACCCACTTcgactctctctttctctctcgcttcTTACATCTCCATGGCTGAGCCTGAACATGATGATGCTGATGACGTTTTGCTTCCTCGTTTCTTCAAGATGTTCGTCTCTCACACAGACTCTGAATCATTT GCGATTCCTTTGTCTTTCATCGAATTCCTTGCTGATCCATTGCCAAACACAGCAAAGCTCCAAGGCACTGGAGGAAGAGATTGGACAGTTAGCATGAAGAAAATACGTGACGGTGTGTATTTTACAGCTGGATGGTCAAAGTTTGCACAGGACCATGAACTTGTGGACGGAGAGTACTTGACATTCGTGTATGATGGTAACCGAACCTTTGAAGTTAGTGTGTTCGGTCGTTTTGACTGTAAAGAGACCAGAGCTGAAGCGGAGACACTAGAGCTTTCTGGTTCTAGTTCTGAttctgaagaagacgaagaacctTCATTGGATGTTGAGCTTTCTGGTTCTAGTTCTGAttctgaagaagacgaagaacctTCAATGGATGTTGAGCTTTCTGGTTCTAGTTCTGAttctgaagaagacgaagaacctTCAATGGATGTTGAATATGACATTAGCTtaggtgaagatgaagaaatcagCCAGAGTCTTTATCCATTTGAGGACGAAGCGACTGAATCTGATGCTGCTGCAG tttttgaaGGGAACGTAGACGTTAAAGCGCTAACTAATCCACACTTTACAACTACCCTCAAGATCAGGAATAATGAACTGGTAAAAGACGTAAGATTCAGTTACTGTCTCTCTTTACTTTCAATGGGGTTCTTACATGTTGTGGTGGTTTGA
- the LOC104699468 gene encoding pentatricopeptide repeat-containing protein At3g60960, mitochondrial-like translates to MTSLGRNLWKNFACLNRYFSSASVAAVRYSVGRDPSSLPLALTQKLPKNPIPCFVADRPVSLRYRVKTMIELSQLDKAAEIARFAGSEDHRDGPETTIVMCNEIIDAMIGAKRYVDATALFHYFFNECKLNPSVVSFNHMIKVHCIENRLDKALQLYRHATVSRRDNEDTYRILTKGLVHAGRIYEALGMIKAVGMYDLVAYTYLIRGFLDLGNIHKAGQLVDEYLHGRSSYYYIGIRNAEFMEYWFRQGNDEKAMNIYSSIMSSNEIYLRGGDTLLRILLKYGKISEAWALFKEMINNSITRPNFSSETINMMVNECFKIGNFKEAMDTFKLGASFSSCYTNIIDRFCELGMMTEAEGLFEGMWSHKDDLVLSLENPTFRSMINGYVKAGRVDDAQQMLKKMVDVSLLNVAVRQAD, encoded by the coding sequence ATGACGAGTCTTGGCAGAAATCTCTGGAAGAATTTTGCTTGCCTGAATCGTTACTTTTCTTCTGCCTCGGTCGCCGCGGTGCGGTACTCAGTGGGAAGAGATCCGTCGTCACTCCCGTTGGCTCTCACCCAGAAGCTTCCTAAAAACCCCATCCCTTGTTTCGTCGCTGACCGTCCGGTTTCTCTACGCTACAGAGTCAAAACAATGATCGAGCTTTCTCAGTTGGACAAGGCTGCGGAAATCGCTCGTTTCGCTGGATCGGAAGATCATCGCGATGGCCCCGAGACAACGATCGTCATGTGCAACGAAATCATCGACGCCATGATTGGGGCCAAACGTTACGTGGACGCCACGGCTCTGTTCCACTACTTCTTCAACGAGTGTAAACTTAATCCCAGCGTCGTCTCTTTCAACCACATGATAAAAGTCCACTGTATTGAAAACCGCCTAGACAAAGCCCTCCAACTATACCGTCACGCCACAGTTTCTCGTCGAGACAACGAAGACACATACAGGATTCTGACCAAAGGTCTTGTCCATGCAGGGAGGATCTATGAAGCTCTGGGTATGATTAAGGCGGTAGGTATGTATGATTTAGTTGCATACACCTATCTGATTCGTGGCTTCTTAGATCTTGGAAACATCCACAAAGCTGGTCAATTAGTCGATGAATATTTGCACGGTAGGTCTAGTTATTATTACATAGGGATTCGGAATGCAGAGTTTATGGAGTACTGGTTTAGACAAGGCAATGATGAGAAAGCCATGAACATTTACAGCTCAATCATGTCCAGCAATGAAATATATCTGAGGGGTGGAGATACCCTTTTGAGAATCTTGCTAAAGTACGGTAAGATATCTGAGGCGTGGGCATTGTTCAAGGAGATGATAAACAATTCTATCACACGACCTAATTTCAGTTCAGAGACTATTAATATGATGGTGAATGAGTGTTTCAAGATCGGCAACTTTAAGGAGGCAATGGATACTTTCAAGCTGGGAGCTTCGTTTTCTAGTTGTTACACTAACATTATCGACAGGTTTTGCGAGCTTGGAATGATGACTGAGGCAGAAGGTTTGTTTGAGGGAATGTGGTCACACAAAGACGACTTGGTCTTGTCCCTTGAGAATCCTACATTTAGATCAATGATCAATGGATATGTTAAGGCTGGGAGGGTCGATGATGCTCAACAGATGTTGAAAAAGATGGTGGATGTAAGTCTACTCAATGTTGCTGTTCGTCAAGCCGATTAG
- the LOC104793535 gene encoding tRNA (adenine(58)-N(1))-methyltransferase non-catalytic subunit trm6-like isoform X2, with protein sequence MELNKDQRVMSEEDTKPQDPNPRLASEGYSVLLDVNDGDRLVFARLSGGAILKIGNKNYSLKPLIGAPFGSLFQVESGEDGSFLSRILPVKQDSRDNRELVDNNEAQNLTGEEIEAMRREGAKGDEIIEALIANSKTFDMKTQLSQEKYKLKKQKKYAPKLLLRRPFSRSICEAYFKKYPARIGFLRVDALSLLLTMANVTAYSDVLVVDMVGGLVTGAVAERLGGTGYVCNTYKGSSPYPVEMVRMFNFSDKVLERIVQSSINELSSANTVSPEDNNQQKVCNAENNINETATSYIMVEEITVTAEARVVDNVVPESKIIKAPKAGAKASKETVEMWRENGFSSLIMAAQDQDPWSLVKDVLPLLSYSAPFAIYHQYLQPLATCMHKLQQEKMAINLQITEPWLREYQVLPSRSHPHMQMSSFGGYVLSGIRISTT encoded by the exons ATGGAACTCAATAAGGATCAGAGAGTCATGTCGGAGGAAGATACAAAGCCTCAAGATCCAAATCCCAGATTGGCTAGCGAAGGTTACAGTGTTTTGCTCGACGTTAACGATGGTGACCGTCTCGTCTTCGCTCGTTTATCTGGTGGCGC AATATTAAAGATTGGGAATAAGAACTATTCATTAAAACCATTGATCGGAGCTCCGTTTGGATCTCTGTTCCAAGTCGAAAGCGGAGAAGATGGTTCTTTCCTCTCTCGCATTCTACCCGTTAAGcaag ATTCAAGAGACAATAGGGAACTCGTTGACAATAATGAAGCTCAGAACCTTACTGGTGAAGAAATTGAAGCTATGCGGAG AGAGGGTGCAAAAGGGGATGAGATTATTGAAGCTCTAATTGCAAACAGCAAAACGTTTGATATGAAGACTCAGTTGTCTCAG GAAAAATATAAGCTTAAAAAGCAGAAGAAATATGCTCCAAAGCTGCTTCTTCGACGGCCTTTTTCTCGAAG TATATGTGAAGCTTATTTCAAGAAATATCCAGCCAGAATCGG ATTCTTACGAGTAGATGCGTTATCTCTTCTGTTAACAATGGCTAATGTCACTGCATACTCGGATGTGCTTGTTGTGGATATGGTTGGTGGCCTTGTCACTGGTGCAGTGGCTGAACGTTTAGGAG GCACTGGTTATGTTTGCAATACATATAAGGGAAGTTCTCCTTATCCTGTGGAGATGGTAAGGATGTTCAACTTtagtgacaaggttttagagag GATCGTGCAGTCATCTATAAACGAGCTCTCGTCAGCCAATACCGTGTCTCCTGAAGataacaatcaacaaaaagTTTGTAACGCTGAGAACAATATCAAT GAAACAGCTACATCTTATATTATGGTGGAAGAAATAACTGTGACAGCTGAGGCTAGAGTAGTAGATAATGTCGTCCCAGAGAGCAAAATAATCAAAGCCCCAAAAGCTGGAGCCAAAGCTTCAAAAGAAACAGTAGAGATGTGGCGAGAAAACGGATTCTCTAg TCTAATCATGGCTGCACAAGACCAAGACCCTTGGAGCTTAGTTAAAGATGTATTGCCACTGCTCTCATATTCTGCTCCCTTTGCAATATATCATCAGTATTTACAG CCGCTGGCGACATGTATGCACAAGCTTCAGCAGGAGAAGATGGCGATCAACCTGCAAATAACAGAACCGTGGCTACGCGAATATCAG GTGCTTCCTTCAAGATCTCACCCTCACATGCAGATGAGTTCTTTTGGAGGCTACGTTCTGAGCGGCATTAGAATCTCTACCACTTGA
- the LOC104699467 gene encoding homeobox-leucine zipper protein HDG1-like: MNFSGFLHHDDDNSSGGGNDFSSAAMSGGLVKSIFSSPRLSLGLQQTNGEATRTGESFEVSVSRRSPESRSGSDNAEALSGDDDFDASDRPLKKKKRYHRHTPQQIQELELVFKECPHPDEKQRLDLSRRLNLDSRQVKFWFQNRLTQVKTQIERHENSLLRQENDKLRAENMSAREAIRNPMCGHCGGAAVLGEISLEEHHLRIENSRLKDELDRICALAGKFINRSDDDATGSHNLLPNSALQLGVGTKNGYGGGGFTLVPPAGFEISSPFFSGLVAPVNRATDVGTGLDQKSLYLELALSAMDELVKMAQTSV; the protein is encoded by the exons atgaattttagcGGTTTTCTCCATCACGACGACGACAATTCCTCCGGTGGTGGAAACGATTTCTCTTCCGCCGCTATGTCCGGTGGTCTCGTTAAATCTATATTCTCATCTCCCCGTCTCTCTCTTGGCCTC CAGCAAACGAACGGAGAAGCCACAAGAACTGGCGAGAGTTTCGAGGTGAGTGTTAGTCGGAGAAGTCCGGAGAGCAGATCTGGAAGCGATAACGCCGAAGCACTCTCCGGCGACGATGACTTTGACGCTTCTGATAGACctttgaaaaagaagaaacgttACCACCGACATACTCCTCAACAAATTCAAGAACTCGAATT ggttttcaaggAGTGTCCTCATCCCGATGAGAAACAACGGCTAGATCTTAGCCGTCGGCTTAACTTGGATTCTCGACAAGTCAAGTTCTGGTTCCAAAACCGCCTTACTCAAGtcaaa ACGCAAATTGAGCGCCACGAAAACTCTTTATTGAGACAAGAGAACGATAAGCTCCGAGCAGAGAACATGTCTGCACGAGAAGCCATTAGGAATCCGATGTGTGGTCATTGCGGTGGCGCCGCCGTTCTCGGCGAGATTTCGCTTGAAGAGCACCACTTAAGGATTGAGAACTCACGCCTTAAAGACGAACTTGACCGTATATGTGCTTTAGCCGGTAAATTCATTAACCGGTCTGACGATGACGCAACCGGTTCACATAATCTGTTACCAAACTCCGCACTTCAACTAGGCGTCGGTACAAAAAACGGTTACGGTGGTGGCGGTTTCACTCTCGTCCCACCTGCTGGATTCGAGATTTCGTCTCCTTTCTTCTCCGGTTTAGTAGCTCCGGTTAACCGTGCCACGGATGTTGGGACCGGTCTTGATCAGAAGTCATTGTATTTGGAGTTGGCTCTTTCCGCAATGGACGAGCTCGTGAAAATGGCGCAGACAAGCGTATAA
- the LOC104793535 gene encoding tRNA (adenine(58)-N(1))-methyltransferase non-catalytic subunit trm6-like isoform X1 codes for MELNKDQRVMSEEDTKPQDPNPRLASEGYSVLLDVNDGDRLVFARLSGGAILKIGNKNYSLKPLIGAPFGSLFQVESGEDGSFLSRILPVKQENNSNNVMQDSRDNRELVDNNEAQNLTGEEIEAMRREGAKGDEIIEALIANSKTFDMKTQLSQEKYKLKKQKKYAPKLLLRRPFSRSICEAYFKKYPARIGFLRVDALSLLLTMANVTAYSDVLVVDMVGGLVTGAVAERLGGTGYVCNTYKGSSPYPVEMVRMFNFSDKVLERIVQSSINELSSANTVSPEDNNQQKVCNAENNINETATSYIMVEEITVTAEARVVDNVVPESKIIKAPKAGAKASKETVEMWRENGFSSLIMAAQDQDPWSLVKDVLPLLSYSAPFAIYHQYLQPLATCMHKLQQEKMAINLQITEPWLREYQVLPSRSHPHMQMSSFGGYVLSGIRISTT; via the exons ATGGAACTCAATAAGGATCAGAGAGTCATGTCGGAGGAAGATACAAAGCCTCAAGATCCAAATCCCAGATTGGCTAGCGAAGGTTACAGTGTTTTGCTCGACGTTAACGATGGTGACCGTCTCGTCTTCGCTCGTTTATCTGGTGGCGC AATATTAAAGATTGGGAATAAGAACTATTCATTAAAACCATTGATCGGAGCTCCGTTTGGATCTCTGTTCCAAGTCGAAAGCGGAGAAGATGGTTCTTTCCTCTCTCGCATTCTACCCGTTAAGcaag AAAATAACAGTAATAATGTAATGCAAGATTCAAGAGACAATAGGGAACTCGTTGACAATAATGAAGCTCAGAACCTTACTGGTGAAGAAATTGAAGCTATGCGGAG AGAGGGTGCAAAAGGGGATGAGATTATTGAAGCTCTAATTGCAAACAGCAAAACGTTTGATATGAAGACTCAGTTGTCTCAG GAAAAATATAAGCTTAAAAAGCAGAAGAAATATGCTCCAAAGCTGCTTCTTCGACGGCCTTTTTCTCGAAG TATATGTGAAGCTTATTTCAAGAAATATCCAGCCAGAATCGG ATTCTTACGAGTAGATGCGTTATCTCTTCTGTTAACAATGGCTAATGTCACTGCATACTCGGATGTGCTTGTTGTGGATATGGTTGGTGGCCTTGTCACTGGTGCAGTGGCTGAACGTTTAGGAG GCACTGGTTATGTTTGCAATACATATAAGGGAAGTTCTCCTTATCCTGTGGAGATGGTAAGGATGTTCAACTTtagtgacaaggttttagagag GATCGTGCAGTCATCTATAAACGAGCTCTCGTCAGCCAATACCGTGTCTCCTGAAGataacaatcaacaaaaagTTTGTAACGCTGAGAACAATATCAAT GAAACAGCTACATCTTATATTATGGTGGAAGAAATAACTGTGACAGCTGAGGCTAGAGTAGTAGATAATGTCGTCCCAGAGAGCAAAATAATCAAAGCCCCAAAAGCTGGAGCCAAAGCTTCAAAAGAAACAGTAGAGATGTGGCGAGAAAACGGATTCTCTAg TCTAATCATGGCTGCACAAGACCAAGACCCTTGGAGCTTAGTTAAAGATGTATTGCCACTGCTCTCATATTCTGCTCCCTTTGCAATATATCATCAGTATTTACAG CCGCTGGCGACATGTATGCACAAGCTTCAGCAGGAGAAGATGGCGATCAACCTGCAAATAACAGAACCGTGGCTACGCGAATATCAG GTGCTTCCTTCAAGATCTCACCCTCACATGCAGATGAGTTCTTTTGGAGGCTACGTTCTGAGCGGCATTAGAATCTCTACCACTTGA
- the LOC104793531 gene encoding probable methyltransferase PMT16, whose product MNLFTRMSSRSKKSNLYYVTLVALLCLGSYLLGIWQNTVPNPRAAFDDSDGTPCETFTKPSSTKDLDFDAHHNIQDPPPVKETAVSFPSCGAELSEHTPCEDAKRSLKFPRERLEYRQRHCPEREEILKCRIPAPYGYKTPFRWPESRDVAWFANVPHTELTIEKKNQNWVRYENDRFWFPGGGTMFPRGADAYLDDIGRLIDLSGGSIRTAIDTGCGVASFGAYLLSRNITTMSFAPRDTHEAQVQFALERGVPAMIGIMATIRLPYPSRAFDLAHCSRCLIPWGQNDGAYLMEVDRVLRPGGYWILSGPPINWQQRWKGWERTMDDLNAEQTQIEKVARNLCWKKVVQRDDLAIWQKPLNHIHCKQTRQLLKNPEFCRHDQDPDMAWYTKMDSCLTPLPEVDEAGDLKTVAGGKVEKWPARLYAVPPRVNKGDLEEITPEAFLDNTKLWKQRVSYYKKLDYQLGESGRYRNLVDMNAYLGGFAAALADDPVWVMNVVPVEAKLNTLGVIYERGLIGTYQNWCEAMSTYPRTYDFIHADSVFTLYQGKCEPEKILLEMDRILRPGGGVIIRDDVDILIKVKILTKGLQWEGRIADHEKGPHEREKIYYAVKQYWTVAAPEEDKNNTSAFS is encoded by the exons aTGAATTTATTTACAAGAATGTCATCTCGGTCTAAGAAGTCGAATCTTTACTACGTAACCCTAGTGGCGCTTCTCTGCCTCGGGAGCTACCTTCTCGGTATTTGGCAAAACACGGTGCCGAATCCACGCGCCGCCTTCGATGATTCAGACGGTACACCGTGCGAGACGTTCACCAAACCAAGTTCCACGAAAGATCTCGACTTCGACGCGCACCACAACATTCAAGATCCGCCTCCGGTGAAGGAAACCGCCGTGAGTTTCCCGTCGTGCGGCGCCGAGCTGAGCGAGCACACGCCTTGCGAAGACGCGAAGCGATCGTTGAAGTTCCCGAGAGAGAGGCTGGAGTACAGGCAAAGGCATTGTCCCGAGAGAGAAGAAATCTTGAAATGTCGAATCCCGGCGCCGTACGGTTACAAAACGCCGTTCCGGTGGCCTGAGAGCCGTGACGTGGCGTGGTTCGCTAATGTGCCTCACACGGAGCTTAcaattgagaagaagaatcagaattGGGTCCGGTACGAGAATGACCGGTTTTGGTTCCCTGGTGGCGGTACGATGTTTCCACGTGGCGCTGATGCTTACCTTGACGATATCGGACGGTTGATTGATCTCAGCGGCGGCTCTATCCGTACAGCCATCGATACCGGTTGCGGG GTGGCAAGTTTCGGTGCGTATCTTTTATCAAGAAACATTACAACGATGTCATTTGCACCAAGGGACACACACGAAGCTCAGGTCCAGTTCGCACTCGAGCGTGGCGTGCCGGCGATGATCGGAATCATGGCTACAATCCGCTTACCGTACCCTTCTAGAGCCTTTGACTTAGCACATTGCTCTCGTTGCCTTATCCCTTGGGGCCAAAATG ATGGGGCTTACTTGATGGAGGTGGATAGAGTTTTAAGACCAGGAGGGTATTGGATACTTTCTGGACCGCCAATTAATTGGCAGCAACGTTGGAAAGGATGGGAAAGGACGATGGATGATTTGAATGCAGAGCAGACTCAGATCGAGAAGGTCGCGAGAAACTTGTGTTGGAAGAAAGTTGTTCAGAGAGATGATCTTGCTATTTGGCAAAAACCCTTAAACCACATTCACTGTAAGCAAACCAGACAGCTCTTGAAGAATCCGGAGTTTTGTCGTCATGATCAAGATCCCGACATGGCCTG GTATACGAAGATGGATTCTTGTTTGACGCCATTACCTGAAGTTGATGAGGCGGGGGATCTTAAGACGGTGGCTGGAGGCAAGGTAGAGAAGTGGCCGGCTAGGTTATACGCGGTTCCTCCGAGAGTAAACAAAGGCGATCTCGAGGAAATCACACCTGAAGCTTTCTTGGATAACACGAAACTGTGGAAACAGAGAGTTTCTTATTACAAGAAATTAGACTACCAGTTGGGTGAAAGCGGGAGATACAGAAACTTAGTTGACATGAACGCTTATCTCGGTGGTTTCGCGGCGGCTCTAGCTGATGATCCAGTCTGGGTCATGAACGTTGTCCCTGTAGAGGCTAAGCTCAATACCCTCGGTGTCATTTACGAGCGTGGTCTCATTGGAACGTATCAAAACTG GTGTGAAGCGATGTCGACGTATCCAAGAACGTATGATTTTATCCACGCTGACTCGGTTTTCACATTATACCAAGGTAAATGTGAACCGGAGAAGATATTGTTGGAGATGGACCGGATTCTTAGACCGGGTGGTGGAGTGATAATAAGAGATGACGTGGACATTTTGATCAAGGTTAAGATATTAACCAAAGGATTACAATGGGAAGGTAGAATTGCTGACCACGAGAAGGGTCCTCATGAAAGAGAAAAGATTTACTATGCGGTGAAACAATACTGGACCGTTGCTGCTCCTGAGGAAGATAAAAACAATACTAGTGCTTTctcatga
- the LOC104793533 gene encoding peroxisomal membrane protein 11D, with protein sequence MATTLDVSRAELALVVMYLNKAEARDKLCRAIQYGSKFLSGGQPGTAQNVDKSTSLARKVFRLFKFVNDLHGLISPVPKGTPLPLVLLGKSKNALLSTFLFLDQIVWLGRSGIYKNKERAELLGRISLFCWMGSSVCTTLVEIGEIGRLSSSMKKIEKGLKNGNKYQDDEYRAKLKKSNERSLALIKAAMDIVVAAGLLQLAPKKITPRVTGAFGFITSAISCYQLLPTRPKIKTP encoded by the exons ATGGCGACGACACTAGATGTATCAAGAGCCGAGCTAGCTCTTGTGGTTATGTATTTGAACAAAGCTGAGGCTAGGGATAAGTTATGCAGAGCTATACAGTATGGTTCCAAGTTCTTGAGTGGTGGACAACCTGGTACTGCTCAAAATGTTGACAAATCTACCAGCTTAGCCAGAAAAGTCTTCCGTCTTTTCAAG TTTGTTAATGACTTGCATGGTCTTATCAGTCCTGTGCCTAAAGGGACTCCACTTCCTCTTGTTTTACTTGGAAAG tCTAAGAACGCACTTTTATCTACGTTCTTGTTCCTGGATCAAATTGTCTGGCTTGGGAGATCAGGAATATATAAG AACAAAGAACGAGCTGAGTTACTTGGACGTATATCTCTTTTCTGCTGGATGGGATCTTCTGTGTGTACAACTTTAGTCGAG ATTGGTGAGATTGGAAGGCTTTCTTCATCAATGAAGAAGATTGAAAAAGGACTCAAGAATGGTAACAAGTATCAA GATGACGAGTATCGTGCTAAGCTTAAAAAATCAAACGAGAGGTCACTTGCTTTGATCAAAGCAGCTATGGACATTGTTGTAGCAGCTGGTCTGCTTCAGTTGGCTCCAAAGAAGATCACTCCTCGTGTCACCGGAGCTTTTGGATTCATCACCTCCGCCATTTCTTGTTACCAG TTGCTTCCAACACGCCCCAAGATCAAAACACCCTGA
- the LOC104793538 gene encoding B3 domain-containing protein REM20-like isoform X2 → MQGKAGHLSLKAQRPTSTLSFSLASYISMAEPEHDDADDVLLPRFFKMFVSHTDSESFAIPLSFIEFLADPLPNTAKLQGTGGRDWTVSMKKIRDGVYFTAGWSKFAQDHELVDGEYLTFVYDGNRTFEVSVFGRFDCKETRAEAETLELSGSSSDSEEDEEPSLDVELSGSSSDSEEDEEPSMDVELSGSSSDSEEDEEPSMDVEYDISLGEDEEISQSLYPFEDEATESDAAAVFEGNVDVKALTNPHFTTTLKIRNNELVKDVRFSYCLSLLSMGFLHVVVV, encoded by the exons ATGCAAGGAAAGGCTGgacatctctctctcaaag CTCAGAGACCCACTTcgactctctctttctctctcgcttcTTACATCTCCATGGCTGAGCCTGAACATGATGATGCTGATGACGTTTTGCTTCCTCGTTTCTTCAAGATGTTCGTCTCTCACACAGACTCTGAATCATTT GCGATTCCTTTGTCTTTCATCGAATTCCTTGCTGATCCATTGCCAAACACAGCAAAGCTCCAAGGCACTGGAGGAAGAGATTGGACAGTTAGCATGAAGAAAATACGTGACGGTGTGTATTTTACAGCTGGATGGTCAAAGTTTGCACAGGACCATGAACTTGTGGACGGAGAGTACTTGACATTCGTGTATGATGGTAACCGAACCTTTGAAGTTAGTGTGTTCGGTCGTTTTGACTGTAAAGAGACCAGAGCTGAAGCGGAGACACTAGAGCTTTCTGGTTCTAGTTCTGAttctgaagaagacgaagaacctTCATTGGATGTTGAGCTTTCTGGTTCTAGTTCTGAttctgaagaagacgaagaacctTCAATGGATGTTGAGCTTTCTGGTTCTAGTTCTGAttctgaagaagacgaagaacctTCAATGGATGTTGAATATGACATTAGCTtaggtgaagatgaagaaatcagCCAGAGTCTTTATCCATTTGAGGACGAAGCGACTGAATCTGATGCTGCTGCAG tttttgaaGGGAACGTAGACGTTAAAGCGCTAACTAATCCACACTTTACAACTACCCTCAAGATCAGGAATAATGAACTGGTAAAAGACGTAAGATTCAGTTACTGTCTCTCTTTACTTTCAATGGGGTTCTTACATGTTGTGGTGGTTTGA